A window of the Enterobacteriaceae bacterium 4M9 genome harbors these coding sequences:
- a CDS encoding HlyC/CorC family transporter, which yields MLNSILIILCLIAISAFFSMSEISLAASRKIKLKLMADEGNINAQRVLKMQESPGMFFTVVQIGLNAVAILGGIVGDAAFSPAFKEMLVRVMSDELAEQISFILSFTLVTGLFILIADLTPKRIGMIAPETIALRIINPMRFCLVVFRPLVWFFNGLANVIFRIFKLPMVRKDDITSDDIYAVVEAGALAGVLRKQEHELIENVFELESRTVPSSMTSRENVIWFNLHEDEQSLKSKVAEHPHSKFLVCSDDIDHIIGYVDSKELLNRVLANQSLALSSGVQIRNALIVPDTLTLSEALESFKSAGEDFAVIMNEYALVVGIITLNDVMTTLMGDLVGQGMEEQIVARDENSWLVEGGTPIDDVMRVLDIDEFPHSDNYETIGGFMMYMLRKIPKRTDSVKYSGYKFEVVDIDNHRIDQLLVTRIDSKPAAPLLPKAPGEQNVA from the coding sequence ATGTTAAACAGTATTTTGATAATACTTTGTCTGATAGCCATCAGTGCATTCTTTTCAATGTCCGAGATTTCGCTTGCCGCGTCGCGCAAAATCAAGCTCAAACTGATGGCCGATGAAGGCAATATTAACGCCCAGCGCGTGCTGAAGATGCAGGAAAGCCCCGGTATGTTTTTCACCGTGGTGCAGATTGGCCTTAACGCCGTCGCCATTCTTGGCGGTATCGTCGGTGACGCGGCGTTCTCTCCGGCGTTCAAAGAGATGCTGGTGCGCGTGATGTCGGATGAACTGGCAGAGCAAATCAGCTTTATTTTGTCGTTTACGCTGGTCACTGGCCTGTTTATTCTCATCGCCGACCTGACCCCGAAACGCATCGGTATGATAGCCCCGGAAACCATCGCGTTACGGATAATCAACCCGATGCGCTTCTGCCTTGTCGTGTTCCGCCCGCTGGTGTGGTTCTTCAACGGCCTGGCAAACGTCATTTTCCGTATTTTCAAACTGCCGATGGTGCGCAAGGACGACATCACCTCTGACGATATCTACGCGGTGGTGGAAGCCGGTGCACTGGCAGGCGTGCTGCGTAAGCAAGAACATGAGCTAATTGAAAACGTGTTTGAGCTGGAATCACGTACCGTACCGTCCTCCATGACCTCGCGCGAGAACGTTATCTGGTTCAATCTGCATGAAGACGAGCAGAGCCTGAAGAGTAAAGTGGCGGAGCACCCGCACTCTAAGTTCCTCGTCTGTAGCGACGATATTGACCACATCATTGGTTATGTGGACTCCAAAGAACTGCTTAATCGCGTGCTGGCTAACCAGAGCCTGGCGCTTAGTAGCGGTGTACAAATCCGCAACGCGCTGATTGTGCCTGACACGCTTACGCTCTCTGAAGCGCTGGAAAGCTTCAAAAGTGCCGGTGAGGACTTTGCCGTCATCATGAACGAATATGCGCTGGTGGTAGGCATCATCACGCTTAACGACGTGATGACCACGCTGATGGGAGACCTGGTAGGCCAGGGCATGGAAGAGCAGATTGTCGCACGCGATGAGAACTCATGGCTGGTCGAAGGCGGCACACCGATTGACGACGTGATGCGCGTGCTCGATATCGACGAATTCCCGCACTCCGATAATTACGAAACCATCGGCGGCTTTATGATGTATATGCTGCGTAAAATCCCTAAACGCACCGACTCGGTGAAGTACTCCGGCTATAAGTTTGAAGTGGTGGATATTGATAATCACCGTATCGACCAGCTTTTAGTGACGCGCATTGACAGCAAACCGGCTGCCCCACTGCTGCCCAAAGCGCCTGGCGAGCAGAACGTCGCCTGA
- a CDS encoding DUF1107 domain-containing protein → MKIFQRYNPLQVAKYVKILFRGRLYIKDVGAFEFDKGKILLPKVKDKQHLSVMSEVNRQVLRMQTELA, encoded by the coding sequence ATGAAAATTTTCCAACGTTATAACCCGCTTCAGGTGGCGAAGTACGTAAAAATCCTGTTTCGTGGACGGTTATATATCAAGGACGTTGGCGCTTTCGAGTTTGATAAGGGCAAAATTCTTTTACCTAAGGTGAAAGACAAGCAGCATCTCTCCGTCATGTCTGAGGTTAACCGCCAGGTACTGCGTATGCAGACAGAGCTGGCGTAA